A genome region from Solanum pennellii chromosome 12, SPENNV200 includes the following:
- the LOC114075146 gene encoding uncharacterized protein LOC114075146, with the protein MTRNSNIPSKDWMKLARYSKEYIDGVESFLDFAYSYGDPQGEEIQCPCAKCCNIRWTRRNVVYDHLTAYGFIKGYTRWINHGKWYINFNVDDDMDCSHDDIDGLLNDQFRDVAQAEGVYDGPNEDAKKFYNLVEEASQELYPGCTTRFSKLSFTLHLYLLKCLHGWSNESIISLLELLKEEIPELNIPPFFNKIKSMVKNLGLDYEKIDACPNVACCSGMIIRMMNFVILVALHDKLNLLKLIVNLSLQKNNTEFQQRPRDTFH; encoded by the exons ATGACTAG GAATTCAAATATCCCATCCAAGGATTGGATGAAGTTAGCAAGATATAGCAAAGAGTATATCGATGGTGTTGAATCATTCTTAGATTTTGCTTACTCTTATGGAGATCCTCAAGGGGAGGAAATTCAGTGTCCATGTGCAAAATGTTGTAATATTCGCTGGACTCGAAGGAATGTAGTGTATGATCATCTAACAGCCTATGGATTTATTAAAGGCTATACTAGATGGATCAATCACGGGAAATGGTATATCAATTTTAATGTTGACGATGATATGGATTGCTCGCATGATGATATTGATGGGTTGTTGAATGATCAATTTAGAGATGTTGCACAGGCTGAAGGAGTTTATGATGGTCCAAATGAAGATGCCAAAAAATTCTATAACTTAGTTGAAGAGGCAAGCCAAGAATTATATCCTGGTTGTACTACAAGATTCTCTAAATTATCATTCACACTTCATTTATATTTGCTGAAGTGTCTACATGGATGGAGCAATGAATCAATCATTTCTCTTTTAGAGTTATTAAAAGAGGAGATTCCCGAGTTGAATATTCCTCcgttttttaataaaatcaagtCTATGGTTAAGAATCTTGGtcttgattatgagaaaattGATGCATGTCCCAATGTTGCGTGTTGTTCAGGAATGATCATAAGGATGATGAATTTTGTCATACTTGTGGCGCTTCATGATAAATTAAATCTCCTGAAGTTGATAGTGAACTTGAGCCTTCAAAAAAACAACACTGAGTTTCAGCAAAGACCTCGAGACACTTTCCATTAA